A genome region from Maridesulfovibrio salexigens DSM 2638 includes the following:
- a CDS encoding J domain-containing protein, producing the protein MNTRQAQSILKVGPNASEEDIKRSFRKLAFSMHPDLNPSPDAAKKFRELNEAYVFLKNVAGNTGAGKTSAEKRSYTSQKSNFKSQSDRKTAREGASAYRAQQSKAKSEARSNGTSSAQQSRYFFQKEEDVLKDILNDPFARQVFEDIYSQISKDKPFRKPSAPIKERKLNVNWGDKSTSVDVSSGLGSGIKGWFKGQLDDEQTVYFPASALHPGRTVRITLQQGIRKKSKTLEITLPRDFVIGRPIRLKGQGRKLGPFKGDLYLRIMAK; encoded by the coding sequence ATGAACACAAGACAGGCACAGAGCATTTTAAAAGTCGGACCTAACGCCAGCGAAGAGGACATCAAACGTTCTTTTCGCAAGCTGGCTTTCAGCATGCACCCGGACTTAAACCCCAGCCCTGATGCCGCTAAGAAATTCCGCGAACTTAATGAAGCATACGTGTTTCTTAAAAATGTAGCCGGAAACACCGGAGCCGGAAAAACTTCTGCGGAAAAACGTTCATACACCAGCCAAAAATCTAACTTCAAGTCCCAGTCAGACCGCAAAACCGCCCGCGAAGGTGCCAGTGCCTACCGGGCGCAGCAATCCAAGGCCAAATCGGAAGCCCGAAGCAACGGTACATCCAGTGCCCAGCAAAGCCGTTACTTTTTCCAAAAAGAAGAAGACGTGCTCAAGGATATTTTAAACGACCCTTTTGCGCGGCAGGTTTTTGAAGACATCTACAGCCAGATCAGTAAAGATAAGCCTTTCCGCAAACCCTCCGCACCAATCAAAGAACGCAAGCTGAATGTAAACTGGGGCGATAAAAGCACCTCTGTAGATGTTTCCTCCGGTCTCGGATCAGGGATAAAGGGCTGGTTTAAGGGCCAGCTTGATGACGAACAGACTGTCTACTTCCCGGCCTCTGCACTCCATCCCGGCCGGACCGTGCGCATCACTCTGCAACAGGGCATCCGCAAAAAAAGCAAAACCCTTGAAATCACCCTGCCCCGCGATTTCGTTATCGGACGACCTATTCGCCTGAAAGGTCAGGGCCGCAAACTAGGTCCATTCAAGGGCGATCTGTATCTGCGTATAATGGCAAAATAA
- the hisF gene encoding imidazole glycerol phosphate synthase subunit HisF produces the protein MLSKRVIPCLDVRNGILTKGIKFKGNVDIGDPVETARLYYEQGADEIVFYDITASSEGRGIFLDVVERVASEIFIPFSVGGGINSVQDMRDVLLAGAEKVSVNSGAVKNPDIISEGAAAFGSQCIVLGMDVKRVEKSEKIPSGFEIVINGGRKYMGIDALEWAKTGESLGAGEICLNSIDADGVKTGYDLELTRLVAESVQIPVIASGGAGNPQHMVEAVTEGRATAALIASIVHYGDYTIPQLKDHMAAQGVRVRNSW, from the coding sequence ATGCTTAGTAAAAGAGTCATCCCCTGCCTCGATGTAAGGAACGGAATCCTCACCAAGGGCATTAAATTTAAAGGCAATGTCGATATCGGAGATCCCGTGGAAACCGCCCGCCTCTACTACGAGCAGGGTGCGGATGAAATCGTCTTCTACGACATCACTGCATCTTCCGAAGGTCGCGGTATTTTCCTCGATGTGGTTGAACGTGTAGCTTCCGAAATCTTCATCCCCTTCTCCGTGGGCGGCGGCATTAACTCAGTGCAGGATATGCGCGATGTACTCCTCGCCGGAGCAGAAAAAGTTTCCGTGAACTCCGGTGCAGTTAAGAACCCGGACATCATCAGCGAAGGTGCCGCAGCATTCGGCTCCCAGTGCATCGTGCTCGGCATGGATGTAAAACGTGTTGAGAAATCTGAGAAAATTCCTTCCGGTTTCGAGATCGTCATCAACGGCGGCCGCAAATACATGGGCATTGATGCCCTTGAATGGGCCAAGACCGGGGAATCCCTCGGCGCAGGTGAAATCTGCCTCAACTCCATTGATGCCGATGGCGTAAAAACCGGTTACGACCTTGAGCTGACTCGTCTGGTAGCCGAGAGTGTTCAGATACCCGTTATCGCATCCGGCGGCGCAGGTAATCCGCAGCACATGGTTGAGGCCGTAACCGAAGGCCGAGCCACTGCCGCGCTCATCGCTTCCATTGTCCACTACGGAGATTACACTATTCCACAGCTTAAAGACCACATGGCTGCTCAAGGCGTACGAGTTCGTAACAGCTGGTAA
- the hisH gene encoding imidazole glycerol phosphate synthase subunit HisH has product MLAILDYKAGNQTSVQRALNKLGIPNQITSDKEVLSKATGIIFPGVGAAGQAMDELTSGGLDELLKDLVQQKKPLLGICVGCQILLDYSEENDTQALSVIPGECRLFNPSWEDYEGVPIRVPHMGWNQIELKQDCILFKDIDPEAHFYFVHSYYPAPEEKYIIGETIYGRPFCSLHGREGLWAVQFHPEKSGRPGLKLLSNFYEYCKEVSDA; this is encoded by the coding sequence ATGCTGGCTATTCTTGACTACAAGGCCGGAAACCAAACCAGTGTACAGCGCGCGCTGAACAAACTGGGCATTCCAAACCAGATCACTTCTGATAAGGAAGTCCTGTCCAAAGCCACAGGCATCATCTTTCCCGGTGTCGGAGCTGCAGGCCAGGCCATGGATGAACTCACATCCGGCGGACTGGATGAACTTCTTAAAGACCTCGTGCAGCAGAAAAAACCGCTGCTCGGCATCTGTGTAGGCTGCCAGATCCTGCTGGACTACAGCGAAGAAAACGACACTCAGGCTCTTTCCGTAATTCCCGGCGAATGCCGCCTTTTCAACCCTTCATGGGAAGATTACGAAGGCGTGCCCATTCGCGTGCCCCATATGGGCTGGAACCAGATTGAGCTCAAGCAGGACTGTATCCTTTTCAAGGACATTGATCCTGAAGCACATTTCTATTTCGTACACAGCTACTATCCGGCACCCGAAGAAAAATACATCATCGGTGAAACCATTTATGGCCGTCCTTTCTGTTCCCTGCACGGCCGTGAAGGGCTTTGGGCTGTTCAGTTCCACCCTGAAAAGAGTGGACGTCCCGGTCTGAAACTGCTCTCCAATTTCTATGAATACTGCAAGGAGGTTTCCGATGCTTAG
- a CDS encoding YkgJ family cysteine cluster protein → MSKAFECQMCGHCCQGEGGIIMTAKDRNRLADHLGISEQELIEKHSETVNGKIRLQSREDGFCVFFNEGCGVHPGRPDICRAWPFFRGNLIDEMSWEMIQEYCPGVNKEAGHAKFVEEGKEYIRAEGLRQHDPDVAPNALITDED, encoded by the coding sequence ATGAGCAAGGCTTTTGAATGCCAGATGTGCGGCCACTGCTGCCAAGGCGAAGGCGGTATCATCATGACCGCCAAGGACCGCAATCGTCTCGCCGATCACCTCGGCATCTCCGAACAGGAATTGATTGAAAAACACAGTGAAACCGTTAACGGAAAAATCCGCCTCCAGTCACGCGAGGACGGATTCTGTGTATTTTTCAATGAAGGTTGCGGGGTCCATCCCGGACGCCCGGACATCTGCCGTGCCTGGCCATTTTTCCGTGGCAATCTCATTGATGAGATGAGCTGGGAAATGATTCAGGAATACTGTCCCGGCGTAAACAAAGAAGCCGGACACGCCAAGTTTGTTGAAGAAGGCAAAGAATACATCCGCGCCGAAGGACTGCGCCAGCACGATCCTGATGTTGCACCCAACGCACTGATTACTGACGAAGATTAA